In Parus major isolate Abel chromosome 19, Parus_major1.1, whole genome shotgun sequence, a genomic segment contains:
- the SSC4D gene encoding scavenger receptor cysteine-rich domain-containing group B protein, with protein MTPCPDTQHGTRRSDIEVLPLSLMPATLLILLILLSPTGTTSEPEILPFPEIRLTNGPSRCQGRVEILYNGSWGTVCDDDWDIVDANVVCRQLGCGHAITLPAAMTFGQGSGPIFLDNVDCKGWEAALSECWSHGWGIHNCYHYEDVAVVCNEFSPTQVSEGPTTRTLTASVQDGESDGSIRLVSGPDTCQGRVEIFYRGNWGTVCDDDWGLSDASVVCKQLGCGQALDYKSNAYFGYGTGRILLDNVNCDGSEPFLSACYSLGWGIHNCGHHEDAGVICTGTGQGITLRVSPLSLCVTTGLDTSTITSFTTSVALDSEETLTATATVTDSRDQPSQATEVVTTTLLTMEQESGGLRLANGNGSCRGRVEVRHRGTWGTVCDDDWDFPDAQVVCRQLGCGTALAATVLGSFGYGSGPVLLDNVGCGGGEARLADCFHLGWGQHNCGHHEDAGVICRGADDTEDHFQEATATTTTLALTRPKEGSLRLVNGSHRCEGRVEMFYLSQWGTVCDDAWDLRDARVVCRQLGCGHALAAWGEAHYGQGTGYIFLDNLKCKGHEPSLLRCSHIRWDVHNCDHSEDAGAVCDIL; from the exons ATGACACCCTGCCCAGACACCCAGCACGGCACAAGGAGGTCGGACATCGAGGTGCTGCCCCTCTCCTTGATGCCAGCCAcactcctcatcctcctcatcctcctcagcCCCACCG GCACCACCTCTGAGCCCGAGATATTGCCATTCCCAG AGATCCGTCTCACCAACGGGCCCAGCCGGTGCCAGGGGCGGGTGGAGATCCTCTACAACGGCTCCTGGGGGACGGTGTGCGACGACGACTGGGACATCGTGGATGCCAACGTGGTGTGTCgccagctgggctgtggccaTGCCATCACCCTGCCAGCTGCCATGACCTTTGGCCAGGGGAGTGGGCCCATCTTCCTGGACAATGTGGACTGCAAGGGCTGGGAGGCAGCCCTGAGCGAGTGCTGGAGCCACggctggggcatccacaactgCTACCACTATGAGGACGTGGCTGTTGTGTGCAATG AGTTCTCACCCACACAAGTCAGCGAAGGACCGACCACCAGGACCCTCACAGCCTCGGTACAGGACGGGGAAA GTGACGGCAGCATCCGCCTGGTGAGCGGCCCCGACACCTGCCAGGGCCGGGTGGAGATCTTCTACCGAGGGAACTGGGGCACCGTCTGCGATGATGACTGGGGCCTGAGCGACGCCAGCGTGGTCTGcaagcagctgggctgtgggcaAGCCCTGGATTACAAGAGCAATGCCTATTTTGGCTATGGAACAGGACGTATCCTCCTGGACAACGTCAACTGCGACGGCAGCGAGCCCTTCCTGTCTGCCTGCTACAGCCTCGGCTGGGGCATCCATAACTGCGGCCACCACGAGGATGCTGGGGTCATCTGCACAGGTACTGGGCAGGGCATCACCCTCAGG GTGTCAcctctgtccctctgtgtcACCACAGGGCTGGACACATCCACCATCACATCATTCACCACCTCGGTAGCCCTGGACTCCGAGGAGACgctcacagccacagccacag tgacagacaGCAGGGACCAGCCCTCCCAGGCCACCGAGGTGGTCACCACCACGCTCCTGACCATGGAGCAGGAAA GTGGCGGCTTGCGGCTGGCGAACGGGAACGGGAGCTGCCGCGGGCGGGTGGAGGTGCGGCACCGCGGCACCTGGGGCACCGTCTGCGACGACGACTGGGACTTCCCCGACGCCCAGGTGGTTTGCCGGCAGCTGGGCTGCGGCACCGCCCTCGCCGCCACCGTGCTCGGCTCCTTCGGCTACGGCAGCGGGCCCGTGCTGCTGGATAACGTGGGCTGCGGCGGTGGCGAGGCGCGCCTGGCCGACTGCTTCcacctgggatggggacagcacAACTGCGGCCACCACGAGGATGCCGGGGTCATCTGCCGAG GTGCTGATGACACTGAAGACCATTTCCAAGAAGCCACTGCTACAACCACCACCTTGGCCCTGACTCGTCCCAAGGAGG GGTCCCTGCGCCTGGTGAACGGCAGCCACCGCTGCGAGGGGCGCGTGGAGATGTTCTACCTGTCCCAGTGGGGCACGGTGTGTGACGACGCCTGGGACCTGCGGGACGCCAGGGTggtgtgcaggcagctgggctgtggccaCGCCCTGGCAGCCTGGGGGGAGGCACACTACGGCCAAGGCACCGGCTACATCTTCCTCGACAACCTCAAGTGCAAGGGCCACGAGCCCTCGCTGCTGCGCTGCTCCCACATCCGCTGGGACGTCCACAACTGCGACCACTCCGAGGATGCCGGTGCTGTCTGTGACATCCTATGA